A region from the Actinomycetota bacterium genome encodes:
- a CDS encoding DUF4157 domain-containing protein — translation MASSEHVQTEQPDRASGPSSSRESTAEGPTEGTEGASVVARTAGAPLDRRTLLAMQRTAGNRAAAQVAGRRAPSSGLSLPGDSDAARRILGSSASEVRIHTGTDAAAAAGDALAMTDGYDIHLGAGAPAPTSPEGRALLAHEAAHVVQQTRAGVTVSRQQAEESADAAMLAAVSGRPIPDLPQAQGPHFFEARWHQATLTNAMEEAGFSDQEQEEAYFANWCRDVSQAFVPASERIGHSNVMTILNAMSQLKFGRSVSAKEMGSYSRREHIDAPAGQITAGGPAGMEFGGDLPEVRENLPGRGDIESPEDDLSPERMAALYQVDASGVPAYIYESRDYIEEQAQQSIEHIRSGERGQALGNLGNLSHTIQDLFAHSNWVEAAIGKLIQDEDIQLNLSDEFTPANDQEQAAVDNMRERQAANQPLIENYAAEIRTGAEEVRPILMTGTFSGSLGEPGHDTLISLKHELEHVLASHSPFKEGGTPGDAWWDLAIELLDSAEESADAGALGEIFVGSVEEVLANTSLGRRVDSLLQGVTGVTGGLEGQARGQLGQGVLGDVAAWGARQVHGAATAVASDWRQPLRDVVARVVNTAFSDVTWAKLLVYYQKGEGVVAGAWEALKEAVRGLPAAVRALILPKLAEAERKFKEQVRRAGEAAWNRAVGTVLSMISDQTQTTNVAETSLQVKLERFQKALPELRDNLLDAIDRLAPDDRKADLRQTLKALPLPKVVGFLSSPAFQQALGSLDAERQQELAKAGREFAETDERRRQIEALPEWARAGPSHSQIAKDHATSPFFGAAFAMANAADRLVVRAVRRAWVDAGYQSPTGPEGQDFGELPPEGEEASDDQYGTGLSTLEQERRRRFLETRRSAQEVLERGHGDIALPGRELAAIGDQLETYIVTLEEQVPGARVAFRGLLEALRRTATGEVIIAELDRGQRWLREQADYELEERTTWTERQRWYRRIEQLMARVRSVVQLLSAYCRPDESHADHAAHQGLPEGHRDETLDEHAQHAGRPDEHAQESPEQHAAHASRPPGHETETPQQHAPHLKRPPGHEGETPAEHARHNPDTEVHYGRQIDTLDRFRGASPLKPPEVGQLPAGHLSERADRRKRLEAAQGAERALLEQIRTVFGHPYDTTWWRETLIGWSNRNRQVLAQYVIARNEGRAGSHAH, via the coding sequence ATGGCGAGCTCCGAACACGTGCAGACGGAGCAGCCCGACCGTGCCTCCGGACCCTCGAGCAGCCGAGAGTCCACCGCGGAGGGTCCGACGGAGGGCACGGAGGGTGCCAGCGTCGTTGCGCGCACGGCGGGCGCGCCGCTGGATCGACGCACGTTGCTGGCGATGCAGCGGACGGCGGGCAACCGTGCCGCCGCGCAGGTCGCAGGCAGGCGCGCTCCCAGCAGCGGCCTCTCGCTGCCCGGGGACTCCGACGCAGCGAGGCGGATCCTCGGCTCCTCCGCGTCCGAGGTGAGGATCCACACCGGGACCGACGCCGCTGCGGCGGCCGGTGATGCCCTCGCGATGACAGACGGCTACGACATCCACCTCGGCGCCGGCGCCCCCGCCCCGACCTCGCCCGAGGGTCGGGCCCTGCTGGCCCACGAAGCCGCCCACGTGGTCCAGCAGACCCGTGCCGGCGTCACGGTCAGCCGGCAGCAGGCCGAGGAGTCCGCTGACGCCGCCATGCTCGCCGCCGTCAGCGGACGTCCGATCCCGGACCTGCCGCAGGCTCAGGGGCCGCACTTCTTCGAGGCTCGCTGGCACCAGGCGACGTTGACGAACGCGATGGAAGAGGCGGGCTTCAGCGACCAGGAGCAGGAGGAGGCGTACTTCGCCAACTGGTGCCGTGATGTGTCGCAGGCGTTCGTCCCCGCCAGCGAGAGGATCGGCCACAGCAACGTGATGACGATCCTCAACGCCATGTCGCAGCTGAAGTTCGGTCGCTCGGTCAGCGCGAAGGAGATGGGCTCCTACAGCCGGCGCGAGCACATCGATGCCCCGGCGGGCCAGATCACGGCAGGTGGACCGGCTGGGATGGAGTTCGGCGGGGATCTACCCGAGGTCCGCGAGAACCTGCCGGGTCGCGGGGACATCGAGTCCCCGGAGGACGATCTCAGTCCGGAACGGATGGCCGCCCTCTACCAGGTCGACGCGTCCGGCGTACCGGCCTACATCTACGAGTCCCGTGACTACATCGAGGAGCAGGCGCAGCAGTCCATCGAGCACATCCGCAGCGGGGAGCGCGGGCAGGCGCTGGGGAACCTCGGCAACCTCTCGCACACGATCCAGGACCTGTTCGCGCACTCCAACTGGGTCGAGGCGGCGATCGGCAAGCTCATCCAGGACGAAGACATCCAGCTCAACCTCAGCGACGAGTTCACGCCGGCGAACGACCAGGAGCAGGCGGCGGTCGACAACATGCGCGAACGCCAGGCCGCCAACCAGCCACTCATCGAGAACTACGCCGCGGAGATCCGAACCGGCGCCGAGGAGGTCCGCCCCATCCTGATGACGGGGACGTTCTCGGGCTCGCTCGGTGAACCCGGCCACGACACCCTCATCTCGCTCAAGCACGAGCTCGAGCACGTCCTGGCCAGCCACAGCCCGTTCAAGGAGGGCGGGACGCCAGGTGACGCCTGGTGGGATCTGGCCATCGAGCTGCTCGACAGCGCCGAGGAGTCGGCCGACGCAGGCGCCCTCGGAGAGATCTTCGTCGGCTCGGTTGAGGAGGTGCTCGCGAACACGAGCCTGGGACGTCGCGTGGACTCGCTCCTGCAAGGCGTGACCGGTGTCACGGGGGGACTGGAGGGACAGGCCCGTGGCCAGCTCGGGCAGGGGGTCCTGGGTGACGTGGCGGCCTGGGGCGCGCGACAGGTACACGGCGCCGCCACGGCCGTAGCCAGCGACTGGCGCCAACCCCTCCGTGACGTCGTCGCGAGGGTGGTCAACACCGCCTTCTCGGATGTCACCTGGGCCAAGCTGCTCGTGTACTACCAGAAGGGCGAGGGCGTCGTCGCCGGTGCCTGGGAGGCCCTCAAGGAAGCGGTCCGCGGCCTTCCCGCGGCCGTGCGTGCGCTGATCCTGCCCAAGCTCGCCGAGGCGGAGCGCAAGTTCAAGGAGCAGGTCCGTCGCGCCGGCGAAGCAGCGTGGAACCGCGCCGTCGGAACCGTGCTCTCGATGATCAGCGACCAGACTCAGACGACGAACGTCGCGGAGACGTCGTTGCAGGTGAAGCTCGAACGGTTCCAGAAGGCTCTTCCGGAGCTGAGGGACAACCTCCTCGACGCCATCGACCGGCTGGCCCCGGATGACCGCAAGGCGGACTTGCGGCAGACGCTCAAGGCCCTACCCCTCCCCAAGGTCGTCGGGTTCCTGAGCTCCCCAGCCTTCCAGCAGGCGCTGGGATCGCTGGATGCAGAGCGCCAGCAGGAACTCGCCAAGGCGGGCCGCGAGTTCGCCGAGACCGACGAGCGTCGTCGCCAGATCGAAGCCCTCCCGGAGTGGGCACGCGCGGGCCCGTCACACTCGCAGATCGCCAAAGACCACGCCACCTCTCCGTTCTTCGGCGCCGCCTTCGCGATGGCCAACGCGGCGGACCGGCTCGTGGTCCGTGCGGTGCGCCGCGCGTGGGTGGATGCCGGCTACCAGAGCCCGACCGGCCCGGAGGGACAGGACTTCGGCGAACTCCCGCCAGAGGGCGAGGAGGCGAGTGACGACCAGTACGGGACTGGCCTGTCCACCCTGGAACAGGAACGCCGGCGCCGCTTCCTCGAGACCCGACGCAGCGCTCAGGAGGTCCTCGAGCGCGGTCACGGCGACATCGCGCTGCCGGGCCGCGAACTCGCGGCCATCGGGGACCAGCTCGAGACCTACATCGTGACTCTCGAGGAGCAGGTACCCGGCGCGCGGGTGGCGTTCCGCGGCCTACTGGAGGCGCTGCGTCGGACCGCGACGGGTGAGGTCATCATCGCCGAGCTCGACCGTGGCCAGCGCTGGCTGCGCGAGCAGGCCGACTACGAGCTCGAGGAACGCACGACGTGGACCGAGCGGCAGAGGTGGTACCGGCGCATCGAACAACTGATGGCACGCGTCCGGTCGGTCGTGCAGCTACTGAGCGCCTACTGCCGCCCCGACGAGTCACACGCTGACCACGCCGCGCACCAGGGTCTGCCGGAGGGTCACCGCGACGAGACACTCGACGAGCATGCGCAGCACGCGGGCCGGCCCGACGAGCACGCTCAGGAGTCCCCTGAGCAACACGCGGCCCACGCATCGCGGCCGCCCGGGCACGAGACGGAGACGCCCCAGCAGCACGCCCCTCACCTCAAGCGACCTCCGGGCCACGAGGGCGAGACGCCCGCGGAGCACGCTCGGCACAACCCCGACACCGAGGTCCACTACGGCCGTCAGATCGACACGCTCGACCGCTTCCGGGGTGCGTCCCCCCTCAAGCCGCCGGAGGTCGGACAGCTCCCCGCGGGTCACCTCTCCGAGCGTGCCGACCGGCGCAAGCGGCTCGAGGCTGCGCAGGGCGCCGAGCGGGCGCTGCTGGAGCAGATCCGGACCGTGTTCGGGCACCCCTACGACACCACGTGGTGGCGGGAGACGCTGATCGGATGGAGCAACCGCAACCGACAGGTCCTGGCCCAGTACGTCATCGCCCGCAACGAGGGCCGCGCGGGTTCCCACGCACACTGA
- a CDS encoding alkaline phosphatase D family protein codes for MSAGAAAALAAPRPAARADASLAPFLHGVASGDPASDRVILWTRVTVDGDAPVEVTWEVATDLTFTDLVRSGIATATAARDFTVKIDADGLASGRWYYYRFTALGKRSLTGRTRTAPDGAVDGARFGVVSCANYQHGFFNAYALLAERGDLDAIIHCGDYLYEYQLVAEGGYGEDEANLAAPRRHEPPSEMIALADYRTRHAQYKLDPDLRRLHQLYPWITTWDDHESTNNSYRDGAENHDPETEGDWEVRKDTSRRVYDEWMPTRVERPDRLWRSLTWGDLLEVLVLDTRLERDEIIGSIGVTVLSDEIDDPDRIMIGEAQRDFLYSRLSETDAAWKVIAQQTIMAPWNALSFPSVPGAPDAPVPVLRDDGNAANPDQWDGYTAERDRLFTHIRDNGVEDIVVLTGDVHSFWAIDLTDRPFDPTSYNPVTGEGAIGVEFVTSSVTSSGPVPDGVPPDSVLAIEGGTRADNPHVRDTNFRRRGYVVLDVTPERAHADWWLLETVQEPSLAQEFGGAWQALRGDNHLSPATGPLDDTATAPPAPDATPDPAPTGPDPGSPPPPPAPSPLPTTGAGLAALGLGIAAAGAVRLRDRRPPER; via the coding sequence GTGTCTGCCGGCGCCGCTGCGGCGCTTGCCGCCCCGCGCCCCGCCGCCCGCGCTGACGCCTCGCTCGCGCCCTTCCTCCACGGCGTAGCGTCTGGCGACCCGGCATCCGACCGCGTGATCCTGTGGACCCGCGTCACGGTCGACGGCGACGCGCCGGTCGAGGTGACCTGGGAGGTAGCGACCGACCTCACGTTCACGGACCTCGTCCGCAGCGGGATCGCGACGGCCACGGCTGCGCGCGACTTCACCGTGAAGATCGATGCCGACGGGCTCGCGTCGGGGCGCTGGTACTACTACCGCTTCACCGCGCTCGGGAAGCGTTCGCTGACAGGCCGGACCCGCACCGCGCCCGACGGCGCGGTCGATGGGGCCCGCTTCGGTGTCGTGTCATGCGCGAACTACCAGCACGGCTTCTTCAACGCCTACGCGCTGCTCGCCGAGCGGGGCGACCTCGACGCCATCATCCACTGCGGCGACTACCTCTACGAGTACCAGCTCGTCGCTGAGGGAGGCTACGGCGAGGACGAGGCGAACCTCGCCGCGCCCCGCCGTCACGAGCCCCCGAGCGAGATGATCGCGCTCGCCGACTACCGGACGCGCCACGCGCAGTACAAGCTCGACCCCGACCTGCGGCGGCTGCACCAGCTCTACCCCTGGATCACCACCTGGGACGACCACGAGTCGACCAACAACTCCTACCGGGACGGCGCCGAGAACCACGACCCCGAGACCGAGGGCGACTGGGAGGTCCGCAAGGACACCTCGCGGCGGGTCTACGACGAGTGGATGCCGACCCGAGTCGAGCGCCCCGACCGGCTCTGGCGCAGCCTCACCTGGGGAGATCTGCTCGAGGTGCTGGTGCTCGACACGCGCCTCGAGCGGGATGAGATCATCGGCAGCATCGGGGTCACCGTCCTCAGCGATGAGATCGACGATCCCGACCGGATCATGATCGGGGAGGCGCAGCGCGACTTCCTCTACTCCCGCCTCTCGGAGACCGACGCGGCGTGGAAGGTCATCGCCCAGCAGACCATCATGGCGCCGTGGAACGCCCTGTCGTTCCCGTCCGTGCCGGGCGCGCCGGACGCTCCCGTGCCGGTGCTGCGCGACGACGGTAACGCCGCCAACCCCGACCAGTGGGACGGCTACACCGCCGAGCGCGACCGACTGTTCACGCACATCCGCGACAACGGCGTCGAGGACATCGTCGTGCTCACCGGTGACGTCCACTCGTTCTGGGCCATCGACCTCACCGACCGCCCCTTCGACCCCACGAGCTACAATCCGGTCACCGGCGAGGGCGCGATCGGGGTCGAGTTCGTCACCTCGTCGGTGACCTCGAGCGGCCCCGTCCCCGACGGCGTGCCACCGGACTCCGTGCTGGCGATCGAGGGCGGTACCCGCGCCGACAACCCGCACGTCCGCGACACCAACTTCCGCCGCCGCGGCTACGTGGTGCTCGACGTCACGCCGGAGCGTGCGCACGCCGACTGGTGGCTGCTCGAGACCGTGCAGGAACCCAGCCTCGCGCAGGAGTTCGGCGGGGCGTGGCAGGCGCTGCGGGGCGACAACCACCTCAGCCCCGCTACCGGTCCGCTCGACGACACCGCCACCGCCCCGCCAGCCCCCGACGCCACCCCGGACCCCGCGCCGACCGGGCCCGACCCCGGCTCCCCGCCGCCGCCTCCCGCCCCGTCCCCGCTGCCCACGACCGGCGCGGGCCTCGCCGCGCTCGGTCTGGGCATCGCCGCCGCCGGCGCCGTCCGCCTCCGGGACCGGCGCCCCCCCGAGCGCTGA
- a CDS encoding quinone oxidoreductase has product MRAVQVRDHGGPEVLGIEEVDVPEPGPGEVRIEVAAAGVNFIDVYFRTGAYPAQLPLVPGVEAAGTVNAVGPDVTALSVGDRVAHALVPGAYAEQQVVAADRLVAVPDEIELETAAAVMLQGMTAHYLSNDAFPLGEGHTALVYAAAGGVGHLLVQLAARRGARVIGTASTDEKLDLARGFGADDVVAYTDVDIVDAVDELTGGEGVDVVYDSVGATTFDASLECLRPRGCLVLYGQSSGPVQPFDPQTLNRKGSLFLTRPSLAHYTSDRGELEQRAADVFGWIAAGELDVRIDRSLPLAEAAEAHRYLEGRSTRGKLLLVP; this is encoded by the coding sequence ATGCGAGCCGTCCAGGTGCGCGATCACGGCGGTCCCGAGGTGCTCGGCATCGAGGAGGTAGACGTCCCCGAGCCCGGCCCGGGCGAGGTCCGGATCGAGGTCGCCGCGGCCGGGGTCAACTTCATCGACGTGTACTTCCGCACCGGCGCCTACCCCGCGCAGCTCCCGCTCGTGCCGGGTGTGGAGGCTGCCGGCACCGTGAACGCGGTCGGCCCCGACGTCACCGCGCTGTCGGTCGGCGATCGTGTCGCTCATGCGTTGGTGCCGGGTGCCTACGCCGAGCAGCAGGTCGTCGCAGCGGACCGGCTCGTTGCGGTCCCTGACGAGATCGAGCTCGAGACCGCGGCGGCCGTGATGCTGCAGGGGATGACGGCCCACTACCTCAGCAACGACGCCTTCCCGCTCGGCGAGGGCCACACCGCGCTCGTGTACGCGGCGGCCGGCGGGGTCGGGCACCTGCTCGTGCAGCTCGCGGCGCGACGAGGCGCGCGGGTCATCGGCACCGCCTCCACAGACGAGAAGCTGGACCTGGCTCGAGGGTTCGGTGCTGACGATGTCGTTGCCTACACCGACGTGGACATCGTCGACGCCGTGGACGAGCTGACCGGCGGGGAAGGTGTGGATGTGGTCTACGACTCGGTCGGCGCGACGACCTTCGACGCCAGTCTGGAGTGTCTGAGGCCCCGCGGCTGTCTGGTCCTCTACGGCCAGTCGTCGGGTCCGGTCCAGCCGTTCGATCCCCAGACCCTCAACCGCAAGGGGTCGCTGTTCCTCACGAGGCCATCGCTGGCGCACTACACCTCCGACCGCGGCGAGCTCGAGCAGCGTGCCGCCGATGTGTTCGGCTGGATCGCAGCGGGCGAGCTCGACGTCCGCATCGACCGCTCGCTGCCGCTCGCCGAGGCGGCCGAGGCGCACCGTTACCTCGAGGGCCGCAGCACCCGGGGCAAGCTCCTGCTCGTGCCGTGA